In one Candidatus Binatia bacterium genomic region, the following are encoded:
- a CDS encoding acyl-CoA dehydrogenase family protein, producing MTAGSAGISVEDSLFAPTPEHAMLRETVRRFTESEVEPQAEEHDANGELNRSLLRRCGDLGLLGLTIPERDGGVGMDAVAAVIAHHELAKSDPGFTLAYLAHFLLFVNNFYHAASDEQRERLLPGVLSGEVVGAMGMTEPAAGTDVLGMQATAERRGDVYLLNGRKIFITNGYEAGCVLAYAKVDGRITAFVVERGFAGFTTGEPIKKLGMRASTMCELVFDNVEVPVANRLGEEGGGITCMMRNLEIERLCLAAISLGIADRCVAEMVGYSAQRKAFGKPIAEFGQIQRYVGDSYAESEAARCLVYREAARVGPGSRNRLGTDAAKLFAAPMAKRVADAAMQVLGGYGYTREYKVERFWRDAKLNEIGGGTLESHQKNITRDLARA from the coding sequence ATGACTGCAGGTTCCGCAGGTATTTCCGTCGAGGATTCTCTTTTCGCGCCGACTCCCGAGCACGCGATGCTGCGCGAGACGGTTCGCCGCTTCACCGAGAGCGAAGTCGAGCCGCAGGCCGAAGAGCACGATGCCAACGGAGAGCTCAACCGGTCGCTGCTGCGCCGCTGCGGCGACCTCGGACTGCTGGGGCTGACGATCCCGGAGCGCGACGGCGGGGTGGGCATGGATGCGGTCGCGGCAGTGATCGCGCACCACGAGCTCGCCAAATCGGACCCCGGCTTCACGCTGGCCTACCTCGCGCACTTCCTGCTGTTCGTGAACAACTTCTACCACGCGGCCAGCGACGAGCAGCGCGAGAGGCTGCTGCCGGGAGTGCTTTCGGGCGAAGTCGTCGGCGCGATGGGCATGACGGAGCCGGCGGCCGGCACAGACGTGCTCGGCATGCAGGCCACCGCCGAGAGGCGTGGCGACGTCTACCTGCTCAACGGCCGCAAGATCTTCATCACCAACGGCTATGAGGCTGGCTGCGTGCTCGCGTATGCGAAGGTGGACGGGCGCATCACGGCGTTCGTCGTCGAGAGAGGATTCGCCGGATTCACGACCGGAGAGCCGATCAAGAAGCTCGGCATGCGTGCGTCGACGATGTGCGAGCTCGTCTTCGACAACGTCGAGGTGCCGGTGGCCAACCGTCTCGGCGAAGAAGGCGGCGGCATCACGTGCATGATGCGCAACCTCGAGATCGAACGGCTCTGCCTGGCGGCGATCAGCCTGGGCATCGCCGATCGCTGCGTCGCCGAGATGGTCGGGTATTCGGCGCAGAGGAAAGCCTTCGGCAAGCCGATTGCCGAGTTCGGGCAGATCCAGCGCTACGTCGGCGACTCGTACGCCGAATCGGAGGCGGCACGCTGCCTCGTCTACCGCGAAGCGGCGCGAGTGGGCCCGGGCAGCCGCAATCGTCTCGGTACCGACGCGGCGAAGCTGTTCGCCGCTCCGATGGCCAAGCGCGTGGCCGACGCGGCGATGCAGGTGCTCGGCGGCTACGGCTACACGCGCGAGTACAAGGTCGAGCGTTTCTGGCGCGACGCCAAGCTGAACGAAATCGGCGGCGGCACTCTCGAGAGCCACCAGAAGAACATCACGCGGGACCTCGCGCGGGCATGA